Proteins from one Triticum aestivum cultivar Chinese Spring chromosome 7A, IWGSC CS RefSeq v2.1, whole genome shotgun sequence genomic window:
- the LOC123151929 gene encoding protein NUCLEAR FUSION DEFECTIVE 4 has product MAEVRSRVRGFLRNRWLVFVAAMWMQSVAGVGYLFGSLSPAIKSSLGYNQRQVASLGVAKDLGDSVGFLAGTLCAVLPLWAALLIGAAQNLVGYGWVWLAVTHRVPVPPLWAMCMLIFVGNNGETYFNTAALVSCVQNFPKNRGPIVGILKGFAGLSGAILTQVYAIMHTPDDAALIFMVAVGPTMVVIALMFIVRPVNGHRQVRPSDGTSFTFVYSVCLVLAAYLMGVMLLEDLVGLSHSLTILCTIILMVLLLVPIVIPVMLSFFSNDDESAYTALLTSPRREEASGSVSSEEQEVILSEVDEQKPKEIDLLPASERQKRIAELQAKLFQAAAVGAVRVKRRKGPRRGEDFTLLQAMIKADFWLLFFSLLLGSGSGLTVIDNLGQMSQSLGFEDSHIFVSMISIWNFLGRISGGFFSEIIVKDYAYPRAIALATAQVFMAIGHFIFAMGWPGTMYIGTLLIGLGYGAHWAIVPAAASELFGVKNFGALYNFLTVANPAGSLVFSGIIASGIYDYEARKQANHNHSTLLGMVSDVAPALKCEGSICFFISSMIMSGFCIIAAALSLILVHRTKIVYTNLYGKPRT; this is encoded by the exons ATGGCGGAGGTGCGGAGCCGGGTGCGGGGGTTCCTGCGGAACCGGTGGCTGGTGTTCGTGGCGGCGATGTGGATGCAGTCGGTCGCCGGGGTGGGGTACCTGTTCGGCAGCCTGTCGCCGGCGATCAAGTCCTCGCTTGGCTACAACCAGCGCCAGGTGGCCAGCCTCGGCGTCGCCAAGGATCTGGGAGACAGCGTCGGCTTCCTCGCCGGCACGCTCTGCGCCGTGCTCCCGCTCTGGGCCGCGCTCCTCATCGGCGCCGCGCAGAACCTCGTCGGATACGGCTGGGTCTGGCTCGCCGTCACCCACCGCGTCCCCGTGCCACCGCTCTGGGCG ATGTGCATGCTAATCTTTGTTGGAAATAATGGTGAGACATACTTCAATACTGCTGCACTCGTCTCATGTGTTCAGAACTTTCCCAAGAACCGTGGACCAATCGTTGGTATCCTCAAGGGATTTGCTGGTTTGAGTGGTGCAATCTTAACACAGGTTTATGCAATAATGCACACGCCTGATGATGCCGCACTGATATTCATGGTTGCTGTTGGCCCAACAATGGTAGTCATCGCTTTAATGTTCATTGTTAGACCAGTTAATGGTCACAGACAAGTACGGCCATCTGATGGTACAAGTTTCACGTTTGTATACAGCGTCTGCTTAGTCTTGGCCGCCTATCTGATGGGTGTGATGCTGCTGGAAGACCTTGTTGGCTTGAGCCACTCATTGACAATCTTGTGTACCATCATTCTAATGGTTCTTTTGCTAGTTCCAATAGTCATCCCTGTAATGCTGAGCTTCTTCTCAAATGACGACGAGAGTGCCTACACGGCGCTGTTAACATCACCTCGGAGAGAAGAAGCAAGTGGTTCAGTATCGTCTGAAGAGCAAGAAGTTATACTCAGCGAGGTGGACGAGCAAAAACCGAAAGAAATTGATCTACTTCCAGCCTCTGAGAGGCAAAAGAGGATTGCCGAATTGCAGGCTAAGCTATTCCAGGCAGCTGCTGTTGGTGCCGTTAGGGTTAAAAGGAGGAAAGGTCCACGACGAGGAGAGGATTTCACGTTGCTGCAGGCAATGATCAAGGCAGATTTTTGGCTTCTATTTTTCTCCCTTCTGTTGGGGTCAGGATCAGGTCTTACTGTGATTGATAATCTTGGGCAAATGAGTCAGTCATTGGGTTTTGAGGATTCTCACATTTTTGTGTCAATGATTAGCATTTGGAACTTCCTTGGACGTATTtctgggggcttcttttcagaGATTATTGTCAA GGATTACGCGTATCCAAGGGCAATTGCCTTGGCGACAGCTCAAGTATTCATGGCAATTGGACACTTCATCTTCGCAATGGGTTGGCCCGGCACAATGTACATTGGCACATTGCTTATCGGGCTCGGGTACGGCGCCCACTGGGCGATCGTGCCAGCTGCTGCCTCCGAACTATTTGGCGTGAAGAATTTCGGAGCATTGTACAACTTCCTTACAGTCGCAAACCCCGCAGGCTCCCTGGTTTTCTCGGGCATCATTGCCAGTGGCATCTACGACTACGAAGCCAGGAAGCAAGCTAACCATAACCACTCAACATTGCTGGGAATGGTCTCCGACGTCGCTCCGGCGCTGAAGTGCGAGGGCTCCATCTGCTTCTTCATCTCGTCAATGATCATGTCAGGGTTCTGCATCATTGCTGCCGCCCTGAGCTTGATCCTGGTCCACCGGACAAAGATCGTGTACACGAATCTGTACGGTAAACCCCGGACATGA